CCGCACGACGGTTGGCAACGCTGACCGAAATCAAATCGCTATCCGTGTCCATCTCCATCGAGGGAAGCTGATGACGAACCGAGCCGCTCTGCCAACGCAACGAGGATCATCGCTTCGCTGGAAATGTCGACCGCTGAATTCAGGCGTGCGGTGGTGCTTGTTTTTTTGCGGTCTGTGCCTGGGCGTGATTACACCTTCGGACGGTTCTCGGGTCGATGCGTGCACCGTGATGCGGTTGCGAATCAACGGGCAACTGGTCATTGCTCGCAATCACGATTGGCCGTTCGGCGAAGCACACGTGGTGACCAATCTGCGAGGGATCGAGAAAACTTCGCTGGCAACCGTGAAACCCGCGACATGGGTCTCCAAGTACGGCAGCGTTTCGTTTTGCCAATTCGGTCGCGAAATCCCGTTTGCTGGAATGAACGAAAAAGGGCTGACGGTGGATCTGCTGCGCCTTCCAGAGGCTGCTTTCCCCGACCCGAATGAGCTGTTGAACGATCCTGATTTGCACGCGGTCAACGCGATCCAGTGGGTGCAGTATCAATTGGACACGGCGGCGACGGTTGCGGAGGTGGTAACCAGTCTCTCGTCGATCGTTCCCACACCGATGCTGCCAATGGTCGAAAGGGTGCACTATTTCGTGACCGACCCCAGTGGTGATGTTGCCATCGTTGAGTTCATTGACGGCGAAGCGGTAATTCGTCACGGAGACGATTACCGAGACTCCGAGGGCGAGCCCAAAACGGCCGCTTGCGTGCTGGCCAATTCGTCATGGAAAGATTCCCAAGCGACTCACATCGACGATGGCAGTTTGCTGCGTTATCGCCGCGGGATGAAGCTGGTCGAGATGGCGGACTCGGCGAAGAAAGAAGTGGATCCGAAGGAGTTCGCCAAACGCTGTTTGATGAACGTGGCGCAAGGCCCGATGACGCAGTGGAATCTGATCTACTTCCCTGCGGAGCGGCAAATTCATTTTCGCACCCAGTCCGCCACTTCGGTGCGATGGATCGATTTGGACGACCTGCAGTTCGGTAATGATAGCACTCCGGTTGGGATCGATATCGACAACAACTTGGAGGGTGACGTGCGAGAACACCTGCGGCCCGTGTCGTCGGAAGATAACCAGCGGATTGTGAACCATGCGTTTGATCACTTTGTGACCCCCAGTCTGCCACAAATGATGATCAAGCAATTGTTGCTGGATTACCCCTCGAAGTTCTATCCACAGCCGGTCGCACCCTGAACTTGGGTGTGAATCGGACGTCGCTCGGTGGGCATCGCCGTCCAATTTGGCGTTCGATCGGACGTTTCACGGCGAGTTTCGTGAACAGCAACAAAGTTTCCGGGAAAATCTTTCGAGCCAACTGGAACGGCTAGGTGGAGGGGGTGCTGTGAATTGTGAAGATCGCGGACACGCAAGCGATCCAGAACGTTGCGTTCAGCCCCCTAGTTTTGACGTTGGTTGGAAGCTCCTGGGTGCTCATTTCGGTTCATGGGATCTTCATTGTGAGCTTCGCTGTTTCTTCATTTTGTGTCTGTAGAACGCCGCCCATCGAACGACGACGGTCCTTTGTTGAATTCTCTGACCGTCGCCATCTACCCACACAATCTGCTGGAAAAACGAATGACCCTCCTGACGACCCCTCGGTGTCGCCTGACCTCCTCCCGCCGCCCGGAAATCTCCCGATCGACCGCCGCTCGCAACGCATTCACATTGGTTGAGTTGTTGGTCGTGATCGCCATCATCGGCGTGCTTGTTGGTCTATTGCTGCCCGCCGTTCAGTCGGCTCGCGAAGCCGCTCGACGCATGCAGTGCAGCAACAACATGAAGCAAATCGGTCTCGGTTTGCATGTTTACCATGATACGTTTCGCGTGTTCCCCTACGGTTGGGATCAACGCGGGATGACTTGGAGCGGCCACATCCTGCCGCAAATCGAACAATCCGCTCTGTACCAAACCCTGATCTTTCAAGAGTCCGGTCTGGGCAACTGGGGAGCCGACGACGGCCCCAACGAAGAAGCCTGCGAAACGGTGATCCCAACCTATCGTTGTCCCAGCATGGCGCTGCCGTTACACATGGATTACAACGGTATTCCTCAGCGTGTTCCCGGTAGCTACCGCGGCGTGGCCGGAACGCTGGCGACGTCTGACGACACCAGCACCGCTCTGCCCGACACGATTTCGTTGGAGAGCTTGGATCAAGACGGGATTTTCTACGCCTGTAGCAAGACCAAGTTCCGCGACATTTTGGACGGAACATCCAACACAAT
This genomic stretch from Rhodopirellula halodulae harbors:
- a CDS encoding linear amide C-N hydrolase, with product MTNRAALPTQRGSSLRWKCRPLNSGVRWCLFFCGLCLGVITPSDGSRVDACTVMRLRINGQLVIARNHDWPFGEAHVVTNLRGIEKTSLATVKPATWVSKYGSVSFCQFGREIPFAGMNEKGLTVDLLRLPEAAFPDPNELLNDPDLHAVNAIQWVQYQLDTAATVAEVVTSLSSIVPTPMLPMVERVHYFVTDPSGDVAIVEFIDGEAVIRHGDDYRDSEGEPKTAACVLANSSWKDSQATHIDDGSLLRYRRGMKLVEMADSAKKEVDPKEFAKRCLMNVAQGPMTQWNLIYFPAERQIHFRTQSATSVRWIDLDDLQFGNDSTPVGIDIDNNLEGDVREHLRPVSSEDNQRIVNHAFDHFVTPSLPQMMIKQLLLDYPSKFYPQPVAP
- a CDS encoding DUF1559 family PulG-like putative transporter, producing MTLLTTPRCRLTSSRRPEISRSTAARNAFTLVELLVVIAIIGVLVGLLLPAVQSAREAARRMQCSNNMKQIGLGLHVYHDTFRVFPYGWDQRGMTWSGHILPQIEQSALYQTLIFQESGLGNWGADDGPNEEACETVIPTYRCPSMALPLHMDYNGIPQRVPGSYRGVAGTLATSDDTSTALPDTISLESLDQDGIFYACSKTKFRDILDGTSNTIMVGESYNNPKFVKDGQGMDYWYIGAPQTDPCRCDGGTGGTEFSEVAGVTITPVNAVIRAPLMSGRLMELSFGSYHIGGAHFLRCDGSVSFLTESLAEDVYDALGSRNGGEIIEEL